The proteins below come from a single Acinonyx jubatus isolate Ajub_Pintada_27869175 chromosome A1, VMU_Ajub_asm_v1.0, whole genome shotgun sequence genomic window:
- the PCDH17 gene encoding protocadherin-17 isoform X4 has translation MYLSICCCFLLWAPALTLKNLNYSVPEEQGAGTVIGNIGKDARLQPGLPPAERGGGGGGGGGGGGRSKSGSYRVLENSAPHLLDVDADSGLLYTKQRIDRESLCRHNAKCQLSLEVFANDKEICMIKVEIQDINDNAPSFPSDQIEMDISENAAPGTRFPLTSAHDPDAGENGLRTYLLTRDDHGLFALDVKSRGDGTKFPELVIQKALDREQQNHHTLVLTALDGGEPPRSATVQINVKVIDSNDNSPVFEAPSYLVELPENAPLGTVVIDLNATDADEGPNGEVLYSFSSYVPDRVRELFSIDPKTGLIRVKGNLDYEENGMLEIDVQARDLGPNPIPAHCKVTVKLIDRNDNAPSIGFVSVRQGALSEAAPPGTVIALVRVTDRDSGKNGQLQCRVLGGGGTGGGGGLGGPGGSVPFKLEENYDNFYTVVTDRPLDRETQDEYNVTIVARDGGSPPLNSTKSFAVKILDENDNPPRFTKGLYVLQVHENNIPGEYLGSVLAQDPDLGQNGTVSYSILPSHIGDVSIYTYVSVNPTNGAIYALRSFNYEQTKAFEFKVLAKDSGAPAHLESNATVRVTVLDVNDNAPVIVLPTLQNDTAELQVPRNAGLGYLVSTVRALDSDFGESGRLTYEIVDGNDDHLFEIDPSSGEIRTLHPFWEDVTPVVELVVKVTDHGKPTLSAVAKLIIRSVSGSLPEGVPRVNGEQHHWDMSLPLIVTLSTISIILLAAMITIAVKCKRENKEIRTYNCRIAEYSHPQLGGGKGKKKKINKNDIMLVQSEVEERNAMNVMNVVSSPSLATSPMYFDYQTRLPLSSPRSEVMYLKPASNNLTVPQGHAGCHTSFTGQGTNASETPATRMSIIQ, from the coding sequence ATGTACCTTTCCATCTGTTGCTGTTTCCTCCTGTGGGCCCCTGCCCTGACGCTCAAAAACCTCAACTACTCGGTGCCGGAGGAGCAAGGGGCCGGCACGGTGATCGGCAACATCGGCAAGGATGCTCGACTGCAGCCAGGGCTTCCGCCCGCagagcgcggcggcggcggcggcggcggcggcggcggcggcgggcgaaGCAAGTCGGGTAGCTACCGGGTGCTGGAGAACTCAGCGCCGCACCTGCTGGACGTGGACGCTGACAGCGGGCTCCTCTACACCAAGCAGCGCATCGACCGTGAGTCCCTGTGCCGCCACAATGCCAAGTGCCAGCTGTCCCTCGAGGTGTTCGCCAACGACAAGGAGATCTGCATGATCAAGGTGGAGATCCAGGACATCAACGACAatgccccctccttcccctcgGACCAGATCGAGATGGACATCTCGGAGAACGCTGCCCCCGGCACCCGCTTCCCTCTCACCAGTGCACATGACCCCGACGCCGGCGAGAACGGGCTCCGCACCTATCTGCTCACGCGCGACGACCACGGGCTCTTCGCGCTGGACGTCAAGTCCCGCGGTGACGGTACCAAGTTCCCTGAGCTGGTAATCCAGAAGGCGCTGGACCGCGAGCAGCAGAACCACCACACGCTTGTGCTGACCGCCCTGGACGGCGGCGAGCCGCCGAGATCCGCCACCGTGCAAATCAACGTGAAGGTGATCGACTCTAACGACAACAGCCCGGTCTTCGAGGCGCCTTCCTACCTGGTGGAGCTGCCAGAGAATGCCCCGCTGGGCACCGTGGTCATTGATCTGAACGCCACCGACGCCGACGAGGGTCCCAATGGCGAAGTGCTCTACTCCTTCAGCAGCTATGTGCCTGACCGCGTGAGAGAGCTTTTCTCCATCGATCCTAAGACCGGCCTGATCCGTGTCAAGGGCAACCTGGACTATGAGGAGAATGGGATGCTGGAGATCGACGTGCAGGCCCGAGACTTGGGGCCCAACCCCATCCCAGCCCACTGCAAGGTCACAGTCAAGCTCATCGACCGCAACGACAACGCGCCGTCCATCGGTTTCGTCTCCGTGCGCCAGGGGGCGCTGAGCGAGGCCGCCCCGCCCGGCACCGTCATCGCCCTAGTGCGGGTCACTGACCGGGACTCGGGCAAGAACGGGCAGCTGCAGTGCAGGGTACTGGGCGGAGGCGGgacgggcggcggcggcggcctggGCGGGCCCGGAGGTTCGGTGCCCTTCAAGCTTGAGGAGAACTACGACAACTTCTACACGGTGGTGACCGACCGCCCGCTGGACCGCGAGACACAGGACGAGTACAACGTGACAATCGTGGCGCGGGACGGGGGCTCGCCTCCACTCAACTCCACCAAGTCGTTTGCTGTCAAGATTCTGGACGAGAACGACAACCCTCCTCGTTTCACCAAGGGACTGTATGTGCTGCAGGTGCACGAAAACAACATCCCAGGAGAGTACCTGGGCTCAGTGCTCGCGCAGGACCCCGATCTGGGCCAAAACGGCACAGTGTCCTACTCCATCCTGCCCTCGCACATCGGCGACGTGTCCATCTACACCTATGTGTCTGTGAACCCCACCAACGGGGCCATCTACGCCCTGCGCTCTTTTAACTACGAGCAGACCAAGGCTTTTGAGTTCAAGGTGCTCGCCAAGGACTCGGGGGCGCCCGCGCACTTGGAGAGCAACGCAACGGTGAGGGTGACCGTGCTAGACGTGAACGACAACGCGCCGGTGATCGTGCTGCCCACGCTGCAGAACGACACCGCTGAGCTGCAGGTGCCGCGCAACGCCGGCCTGGGCTACCTGGTGAGCACCGTGCGCGCCCTTGACAGCGACTTCGGCGAGAGTGGGCGCCTCACCTACGAGATCGTAGATGGTAACGACGACCACCTGTTTGAAATCGATCCCTCCAGCGGCGAGATCCGCACGCTGCACCCCTTCTGGGAGGACGTGACGCCAGTGGTGGAGCTGGTAGTGAAGGTGACGGACCACGGGAAGCCCACCCTGTCCGCGGTGGCCAAGCTTATCATCCGCTCGGTGAGCGGCTCCTTGCCCGAAGGGGTTCCTCGGGTCAACGGCGAGCAGCACCACTGGGACATGTCGCTGCCGCTCATCGTGACTCTGAGCACTATCTCCATCATTCTCCTAGCGGCCATGATCACCATTGCTGTCAAGTGCAAGCGCGAGAACAAGGAGATTCGCACTTACAACTGCCGTATCGCCGAGTACAGCCACCCGCAGCTGGGCGGGGGCAAGGGCAAGAAGAAGAAGATCAACAAAAATGATATCATGCTGGTGCAGAGCGAGGTGGAAGAGAGGAACGCCATGAACGTCATGAACGTGGTGAGCAGCCCCTCCCTGGCCACCTCCCCTATGTACTTCGACTACCAGACCCGCCTGCCCCTCAGCTCGCCCCGGTCGGAGGTGATGTATCTCAAACCGGCCTCCAACAACCTGACTGTTCCTCAGGGGCACGCGGGCTGCCACACCAGCTTCACGGGACAAGGAACTAATGCAAGCGAGACCCCTGCCACTCGGATGTCCATAATTCAG